Proteins encoded in a region of the Clostridium butyricum genome:
- a CDS encoding alpha-galactosidase: MGIKYFEEHKVFKLDGKNTSYIMAVIDEEEFLGHVYFGKKIIDENANYLLRTEEAPFVPSKNNRDRVSFYDSFPTEYSTHGIGDFRQTALSVKDFKGNTACKLQYVSHEIYRGKSKLESLPATFGEENECTSLEITCIDKDLNLKVVLMYTVFEDLDAITRSVKIINEGKEKIYLTKALSMCIDFDGMDYDMISLHGSWARERHIDRRKVSHGTQTVSSVRGETSHQDAPFIALMDSKATDDYGNVYGFNFVYSGNFLAQVEGCQFDTTRVLMGINPTDFEWRLDSGEEFTAPEVVMVYSDCGIGKMTRTFHDLYRNHLIRGKYKDKKRPILINNWEATYFDFDTEKLLAIAKEASKVGIEMLVMDDGWFGHRNSDNSSLGDWIVNENKIKGGLKYLVDEVNKMGLEFGIWFEPEMISPDSELYKSHPDWCIHIEGRTPALCREQYVLDLTRKEVVDYVYDSLKKILSSANITYVKWDMNRQITDLGSSFINPEQHGEIFHRYVLAVYDLMNRLTKDFPDLLLENCSGGGARFDPGMLYYSPQIWCSDDTDAIERLKIQEGTAMVYPLSTIGAHVSDCPNHTVGRTTPFETRGYVALSGTFGYELDITKISEEDRNMIPKQIEMYHKYNDLVRRGDYYRIENYSENNGFDCWSVVAKDKNEVLVTCIQVLGRPNYHSRRIKLKGLDEDSMYKNEETNEVYSGGALMNAGINVTDLYGDYSGKLIHLLRL, encoded by the coding sequence ATGGGAATTAAATACTTTGAAGAACATAAAGTTTTTAAACTTGATGGAAAAAATACATCGTATATTATGGCAGTTATAGATGAAGAAGAATTTTTGGGACATGTATATTTTGGTAAGAAAATAATAGATGAAAATGCAAATTATTTATTGAGAACAGAAGAAGCTCCATTTGTGCCATCTAAAAATAATAGAGATAGAGTATCTTTTTATGACAGTTTTCCAACAGAATATTCAACACATGGAATAGGGGATTTTAGACAGACTGCACTTTCTGTAAAGGATTTTAAAGGAAATACGGCATGCAAACTTCAATATGTTTCACATGAAATTTATAGAGGTAAAAGTAAACTTGAAAGTCTTCCAGCTACATTTGGAGAAGAAAATGAATGTACAAGCTTAGAAATTACATGTATAGATAAGGATTTAAACTTAAAAGTAGTGTTAATGTACACAGTTTTTGAAGATTTAGATGCAATAACAAGAAGTGTAAAAATAATCAATGAAGGAAAAGAGAAAATATATCTAACAAAAGCATTATCAATGTGTATAGACTTTGATGGAATGGATTACGATATGATTTCACTTCATGGATCATGGGCAAGGGAAAGACATATTGATAGAAGAAAAGTAAGCCATGGAACACAGACAGTATCATCTGTAAGAGGTGAAACAAGCCATCAGGATGCACCTTTTATTGCACTTATGGATTCAAAAGCAACAGATGATTATGGAAATGTATATGGATTTAATTTTGTTTATTCAGGAAACTTTTTAGCACAAGTTGAAGGATGTCAATTTGATACAACAAGAGTGCTTATGGGAATTAATCCAACAGACTTTGAATGGAGACTAGATTCAGGAGAAGAATTTACAGCACCAGAAGTTGTTATGGTTTATTCAGATTGTGGAATAGGAAAAATGACAAGAACTTTCCATGATTTATATAGAAATCATTTAATAAGAGGAAAATATAAAGATAAAAAACGCCCTATATTAATAAATAACTGGGAAGCAACTTACTTTGATTTTGATACAGAAAAACTTCTTGCAATAGCAAAAGAAGCATCAAAAGTAGGAATAGAAATGCTTGTTATGGATGATGGATGGTTTGGACATCGTAATAGTGATAACTCATCCCTTGGAGATTGGATTGTTAATGAAAATAAAATTAAAGGCGGACTTAAGTATTTAGTAGATGAAGTTAATAAGATGGGATTGGAATTTGGAATATGGTTTGAACCAGAAATGATTTCTCCAGATTCAGAATTATATAAATCGCATCCAGACTGGTGTATTCATATTGAAGGACGTACACCGGCACTATGTCGTGAACAATATGTACTTGATCTTACAAGAAAAGAAGTAGTTGATTATGTTTACGATAGCTTAAAGAAAATACTTTCAAGCGCAAACATAACATATGTAAAGTGGGATATGAACAGGCAGATTACAGACCTTGGAAGTAGCTTTATTAATCCAGAACAACACGGAGAAATATTCCATAGATATGTACTTGCTGTTTATGATTTAATGAACAGACTTACTAAAGATTTTCCTGATTTATTACTTGAAAACTGCTCAGGTGGAGGAGCAAGATTTGATCCGGGAATGCTTTATTACAGCCCACAAATATGGTGTTCAGATGATACTGATGCAATTGAAAGACTTAAAATTCAAGAAGGTACAGCAATGGTATATCCATTAAGTACTATAGGAGCACATGTAAGTGACTGTCCAAATCATACAGTAGGAAGAACAACACCATTTGAAACAAGAGGTTATGTAGCCTTAAGCGGAACTTTTGGATATGAACTAGATATAACTAAAATATCAGAAGAAGATAGAAATATGATACCAAAACAGATAGAAATGTATCATAAATATAATGACTTGGTAAGAAGAGGAGATTACTACAGAATTGAAAATTATTCTGAAAATAATGGTTTTGACTGTTGGTCTGTAGTTGCAAAGGATAAGAACGAAGTATTAGTAACATGTATTCAGGTTTTAGGAAGACCTAATTATCATAGCAGAAGAATAAAACTTAAAGGTCTAGATGAAGATTCAATGTATAAAAATGAGGAAACAAATGAAGTATATTCAGGCGGAGCACTTATGAATGCAGGAATTAATGTTACTGACTTATACGGAGATTATTCTGGAAAGCTGATTCATTTATTAAGACTATAG
- a CDS encoding ABC transporter ATP-binding protein: protein MKNKNPAYDKPFNTFIRLYDGNYKKLLLSFIFFVIKHSPVWIMPIVLSNLINIISNTQDLKVNELIINLGLMAILVITNVPATLIHTRFMSLAIRDVESSVRIKLVKKLQVLSIPYHKHLSGGKLQSKVLRDVELITNLSNVICITVVPIILNVIVAFSVTTTRNVYVSLFFLATIPIAVFFIGKFNGSIQSSNKILRKNIEDMSTAVSQMVEMVPITRAHALENLEIDKVDNEVSKVKSSGYKVDMLNALFGAGGWATFQLMQIICLVFTSFLAVKGYIKVGDIVLYQTYFSSIMGDLTNAINVYPQIVKGFDSINSVSEILAAEDIEENCGKFVMKEVEGDFQFNNVTFRYEDGKEDVLKDFNLHVKKGESIAFVGESGGGKSTLLQLVVGFLKATDGQILVDGHDINDINLRSYRTHIAMVPQNTVLFSGSIKDNITYGMDVSNEKLDEIIDAACLKEVIERLPDGINTNVGEHGDMLSGGQKQRISIARALIRNPKVIILDEATSALDNKSEIHVQKAMKNLMKNRTTFMVAHRLSTIKDAQKIVLINGGNIREQGTYEELISKKGEFYNLASNKDDGSK from the coding sequence ATGAAGAATAAAAATCCTGCTTATGATAAGCCATTTAATACCTTTATAAGATTATATGATGGAAATTATAAAAAGTTATTATTATCATTCATATTTTTCGTTATAAAGCATTCACCTGTCTGGATTATGCCAATTGTTTTATCAAATTTAATTAATATTATAAGCAATACTCAGGATCTTAAGGTAAATGAACTAATAATTAATCTGGGATTAATGGCAATCCTCGTAATAACAAATGTTCCTGCGACCTTGATACATACTCGTTTTATGAGTCTTGCAATAAGAGATGTAGAAAGTTCTGTAAGAATAAAGCTTGTAAAGAAACTGCAAGTTTTATCTATACCATATCATAAGCATTTATCAGGAGGGAAACTTCAATCTAAGGTACTACGAGATGTGGAACTTATAACGAATTTATCTAATGTAATATGCATTACAGTAGTTCCAATAATATTAAATGTTATCGTAGCATTTTCAGTCACAACAACTAGAAATGTTTATGTATCATTATTCTTTTTAGCTACAATTCCTATAGCAGTATTTTTTATAGGAAAATTTAATGGAAGTATACAAAGTTCAAATAAAATATTAAGAAAAAATATTGAGGATATGTCAACAGCAGTTTCACAGATGGTTGAAATGGTTCCTATAACTAGAGCACATGCATTAGAAAATCTAGAGATAGATAAAGTTGATAATGAAGTATCTAAAGTTAAAAGTAGCGGATATAAAGTGGATATGCTTAATGCACTGTTTGGTGCAGGGGGATGGGCAACATTTCAGCTTATGCAGATAATATGTCTTGTGTTTACAAGTTTTTTAGCTGTTAAGGGATATATAAAAGTAGGCGATATTGTCCTTTATCAAACTTATTTTTCTTCTATAATGGGTGATCTTACAAATGCAATAAATGTATATCCCCAGATTGTAAAAGGTTTTGATTCTATAAACTCTGTATCCGAAATACTTGCAGCAGAAGATATTGAAGAAAATTGTGGCAAGTTTGTTATGAAAGAAGTTGAAGGTGATTTCCAATTTAATAATGTTACATTTAGATATGAAGATGGAAAGGAAGATGTTCTTAAAGATTTTAATCTTCATGTTAAAAAAGGCGAAAGTATTGCATTTGTAGGAGAATCAGGAGGAGGAAAATCAACATTGCTTCAGCTTGTAGTTGGTTTCTTAAAAGCTACAGATGGTCAGATTCTTGTTGATGGCCATGACATTAATGATATTAATTTAAGAAGTTATAGAACTCATATTGCAATGGTTCCTCAAAATACGGTTTTATTTTCAGGTTCAATAAAAGATAACATTACTTATGGCATGGATGTTAGTAATGAAAAATTAGATGAAATAATAGATGCAGCTTGTTTGAAAGAAGTAATTGAAAGACTTCCAGATGGAATTAATACAAATGTTGGAGAACATGGTGATATGTTATCAGGAGGACAAAAACAGCGTATTTCAATTGCAAGGGCGCTTATAAGAAATCCTAAGGTTATTATTTTGGATGAAGCGACTTCAGCATTAGATAATAAATCTGAAATTCATGTTCAAAAGGCAATGAAGAATCTTATGAAAAATAGAACAACGTTTATGGTTGCACATAGGTTATCAACAATAAAAGATGCACAAAAGATTGTACTTATTAATGGTGGAAATATAAGAGAACAAGGAACTTATGAAGAGCTTATTAGTAAAAAGGGTGAATTTTATAATCTTGCCAGCAATAAGGATGATGGAAGTAAATAA
- a CDS encoding cyclically-permuted mutarotase family protein — MKKILSLLIASSIIAVGITSSSLQASASMKNVTRITWEHAGDLEAQNGFDKNIGVAGVLSGILDNKYVVVGGGANFPYDTVLNGGQKKTYSDLYLLEKNNGKLVVKEHTNLPNEIAYGSSVTTNKGIYYIGGSTNKDAANDITLITLDESNKLKYEKVGDLPFTLSNGIAAEYNGKLYIGLGSQNGKDSTKLYEYDLKTNEIKELASLTEKSSMNQCVAQILNGNLYVFSGGGSIANTDGYKYDISSNTWSKVSNVKLGDKEISLYGANSVKLNEDEMLVIGGFDKAVYDNAVYNLGSLKGDELAKFRQNYFGADPYEFNWNKEILVYNCKSDSWTSLGQVPFDAPCGEGLVLLDENIFSINGEIKPGIRTNRMYSGNLLNK; from the coding sequence ATGAAAAAAATTCTTTCATTATTAATTGCATCATCAATTATTGCGGTGGGTATAACAAGTAGCAGTTTACAAGCATCAGCATCAATGAAAAATGTTACTAGAATAACTTGGGAGCATGCTGGTGACTTAGAAGCACAAAATGGGTTTGATAAAAATATAGGAGTTGCCGGTGTACTATCAGGAATACTGGATAATAAATATGTAGTAGTTGGAGGCGGTGCTAATTTTCCATATGATACTGTCTTAAATGGAGGCCAGAAAAAAACTTATTCTGATTTGTATTTACTAGAAAAAAATAATGGAAAATTAGTAGTAAAAGAACATACTAATCTTCCAAATGAAATAGCATATGGATCTTCTGTTACAACTAATAAAGGAATTTACTATATAGGTGGAAGTACCAATAAAGATGCTGCAAATGATATAACACTAATAACTCTTGATGAATCTAATAAATTGAAATATGAAAAAGTTGGTGATCTTCCTTTTACATTAAGTAATGGAATTGCGGCAGAATATAATGGTAAGTTATATATTGGTTTAGGTAGTCAAAATGGAAAAGATAGCACTAAGTTATATGAGTATGATCTTAAAACAAATGAGATAAAAGAGCTTGCATCATTAACTGAAAAAAGTTCAATGAATCAATGTGTAGCACAAATATTAAATGGAAATTTATATGTATTTAGTGGAGGAGGATCAATTGCTAATACTGATGGATATAAATACGATATAAGTTCAAATACTTGGTCAAAGGTTTCTAATGTAAAGTTAGGTGATAAAGAAATATCGTTGTATGGAGCAAATTCTGTTAAATTAAATGAAGATGAAATGTTAGTAATTGGAGGGTTTGATAAGGCTGTTTACGATAATGCTGTTTATAATCTAGGATCATTAAAAGGTGATGAATTAGCAAAGTTTAGACAAAATTACTTTGGCGCTGATCCTTATGAATTTAATTGGAACAAAGAAATATTAGTCTATAATTGTAAGAGTGATTCATGGACTTCGTTAGGACAAGTTCCTTTTGATGCTCCTTGTGGTGAAGGCTTAGTTTTGCTAGATGAAAATATATTCTCTATAAATGGTGAAATTAAACCAGGAATAAGAACAAATAGAATGTATTCTGGAAATTTGCTTAATAAATAA
- a CDS encoding ROK family protein gives MKYLGIDIGGTAVKMGIVTEKGEILNKCSYDVAFDSYETPIFETVKKVIGIFLKDSNLSSHDLSGIGVSATGQIDSNIGSVVGVGGNIKNWCGTEIKRELEAIYNVKTTVVNDANCMVIGEQWLGGARGYKNVIGITIGTGVGGGIIVDSKILLGSIGIAGEIGHFSIDTNGRKCTCGNVGCYERYASMTALINDVKENYEKLGKVSFAKEEVNGLTIFSELEKNKELQKIVDEWIQNISKGLISLTHIFNPEIILIGGGVSKQEKLFIKPLREIILNKVMKKFSQDLKVEAAMLGNDAGLIGAVYYNIVCEK, from the coding sequence ATGAAGTATTTAGGTATTGATATTGGTGGAACAGCTGTAAAAATGGGGATAGTTACTGAAAAGGGTGAAATACTTAATAAATGTAGCTATGATGTAGCATTTGATAGTTATGAAACTCCAATATTTGAAACAGTAAAAAAAGTTATAGGAATATTTTTAAAGGATTCTAATCTTTCATCACATGATTTAAGTGGAATAGGAGTTTCAGCTACAGGACAAATAGATAGTAATATTGGAAGTGTTGTTGGTGTAGGTGGAAACATTAAAAATTGGTGTGGAACAGAAATAAAAAGAGAATTGGAAGCAATTTATAATGTGAAAACAACTGTTGTAAATGATGCTAATTGTATGGTAATTGGAGAACAATGGCTTGGAGGAGCAAGAGGATATAAAAATGTTATAGGCATTACTATTGGAACCGGTGTTGGGGGAGGAATTATTGTAGATTCTAAAATCCTTTTAGGTTCAATTGGTATAGCAGGTGAAATAGGACATTTTTCTATAGATACAAATGGAAGAAAATGTACATGCGGGAATGTAGGATGTTATGAAAGATATGCATCTATGACAGCCTTAATTAATGATGTGAAAGAGAACTATGAGAAGTTAGGTAAGGTTTCATTTGCAAAAGAAGAAGTAAATGGACTAACAATATTTAGTGAACTAGAAAAAAATAAAGAATTACAGAAGATAGTAGATGAATGGATTCAAAACATAAGTAAAGGATTAATAAGTTTAACTCATATATTTAACCCAGAGATAATTTTAATTGGTGGAGGGGTAAGCAAGCAAGAAAAATTATTTATTAAGCCATTACGAGAAATAATATTAAATAAAGTGATGAAGAAATTCTCACAAGATTTAAAGGTGGAAGCAGCTATGTTAGGTAATGATGCAGGTCTTATAGGAGCTGTATATTATAATATTGTATGTGAAAAATAA
- a CDS encoding N-acetylmannosamine-6-phosphate 2-epimerase: protein MDKEKLLKEIKGKLIVSCQALEGEPLYIENSSIMPLMARAAKQAGAAAIRTNGVRDVIGIKEETNLPIIGIIKKGYEGYEQYITVTMDEIDQLVQAGADIIAMDCTLRERVDGRSVSEFIQAIKEKYPQIILMADISNLEEGINAWKAGIDMVGTTLSGYTEYTLKLEEPDFKLIEDLAKNIDIPIIAEGRIHRPEQATKALDLGAHAVVVGGAITRPLEIATRFVDAISKR, encoded by the coding sequence ATGGATAAAGAAAAATTATTAAAAGAAATAAAAGGAAAGTTAATTGTATCTTGTCAAGCATTAGAAGGAGAACCTTTATATATTGAAAACAGTTCTATTATGCCTCTTATGGCTAGAGCAGCAAAACAAGCAGGAGCCGCTGCTATTCGTACAAATGGAGTTCGTGATGTTATAGGTATAAAGGAAGAAACTAATTTACCTATAATAGGAATAATAAAAAAGGGTTATGAAGGTTATGAACAATATATTACAGTAACAATGGACGAGATAGATCAATTAGTACAAGCAGGAGCAGATATTATTGCTATGGATTGTACTTTAAGAGAGAGAGTAGATGGCAGGTCAGTTAGTGAGTTTATTCAAGCTATTAAGGAGAAATATCCACAAATAATTCTTATGGCAGATATATCAAATTTAGAAGAGGGTATAAATGCATGGAAAGCAGGAATTGATATGGTTGGAACAACTCTTAGCGGCTATACTGAATATACTTTAAAATTAGAAGAACCAGATTTTAAGTTAATAGAAGATTTAGCAAAAAACATTGATATTCCTATAATAGCAGAAGGAAGAATTCATAGACCAGAACAAGCAACGAAAGCCTTAGATTTAGGAGCCCATGCTGTAGTTGTTGGTGGTGCAATTACTAGACCATTAGAAATAGCAACAAGATTTGTTGACGCAATATCTAAGAGGTAG
- a CDS encoding acetylxylan esterase, with the protein MPVLDMPIKELEKYFGSGIKPKDFDEFWDKQIKKADMLDLEYVATQKEFKNKKAKYYEIIFKGIDGANIYAKYICPNHEGKVPVVLEFHDYKQSSRGWHHLTRYIALDYAVLDMDCRGQGGKSEDLGGVKGSTVCGHLISGIDDEVDQMYYTKTYLDGYILSKIAEKLSNVDKNRMITFGKGQGGAISLMVSAFNKNIKKCSIQYPFLSDFKRVWDMDLDIEAYEGIRYYFRWFDPMHLKEKEIFEKLGYIDAVNFASKLRCNLLVGTGLLDNICPPSTQYAIFNNAKCEKKHIVFHKYGHELNNFFENENLKFIKF; encoded by the coding sequence ATGCCAGTACTAGATATGCCAATAAAGGAGCTTGAAAAATATTTTGGATCTGGAATAAAACCTAAAGATTTTGATGAATTTTGGGATAAGCAAATAAAAAAAGCAGATATGCTGGATTTAGAATATGTTGCTACACAAAAAGAATTTAAAAATAAAAAGGCAAAATATTATGAAATAATATTTAAAGGTATAGACGGAGCTAATATATATGCTAAGTATATATGTCCAAATCATGAAGGTAAGGTACCTGTAGTATTAGAATTTCATGATTATAAGCAATCAAGTAGAGGATGGCATCATCTTACTAGATATATTGCACTTGATTACGCAGTACTCGATATGGATTGCAGAGGTCAAGGTGGAAAGAGTGAAGATCTAGGTGGTGTAAAAGGATCAACGGTGTGCGGTCATTTAATAAGTGGAATCGATGATGAAGTAGATCAAATGTATTATACTAAGACATATTTAGATGGATATATATTATCTAAAATAGCTGAAAAGCTATCAAATGTAGATAAAAACAGGATGATTACTTTTGGTAAAGGGCAAGGTGGTGCCATATCTCTTATGGTTTCAGCCTTTAATAAAAATATAAAAAAATGCTCAATTCAATATCCATTTTTAAGTGATTTTAAACGTGTATGGGATATGGATCTAGACATAGAAGCATATGAAGGAATTCGTTACTATTTCAGATGGTTTGATCCAATGCATTTGAAAGAAAAAGAGATATTTGAAAAGCTTGGGTATATAGATGCTGTGAATTTTGCATCAAAACTTAGATGTAATTTATTAGTTGGCACTGGATTACTTGATAATATTTGTCCACCTAGCACTCAATATGCCATATTTAATAATGCAAAATGTGAAAAGAAACATATTGTTTTTCATAAATATGGACATGAATTAAATAATTTTTTTGAAAATGAGAATTTAAAGTTTATTAAATTTTAA
- a CDS encoding acetylxylan esterase, with translation MPVVDMPLEELKKYTGTNPIPTDFDLFWDERLKEVNNCKLNYKIEPSEIQGYESCDYYDLWFEGIDGGKVYAKYIHPKSDEKLPLILQFHGYPGASRGWFEQSSFAGMGCAIIAMDCPGQGGKSEDVGGKRGTTVSGHIVAGLDDEPENMYYVRLFQNTSILCRIVQELKGIDIDRIYANGASQGAGIALACASLNKVIKRCAALYPFLSDYKRVWEMDLDMIAYEGLRYYSRWFDPMQNREDEVFTKLGYIDVHNFAHRLESEVLFGTGLVDNICPPSTQFAVYNNINSKKQHVIFPDYTHEEISAFDDMLIDFFLKEVD, from the coding sequence ATGCCAGTAGTAGATATGCCTTTGGAAGAATTAAAAAAGTATACTGGGACAAATCCGATACCTACTGATTTTGATTTGTTTTGGGATGAAAGGCTTAAAGAAGTAAACAACTGTAAACTAAATTACAAAATAGAACCAAGTGAAATACAGGGATATGAATCATGTGATTATTATGATTTATGGTTTGAAGGTATTGATGGAGGAAAAGTATACGCTAAGTATATTCATCCTAAGTCAGATGAAAAACTCCCCTTAATATTACAGTTTCATGGATATCCAGGAGCTAGCAGAGGATGGTTTGAGCAATCATCATTTGCAGGAATGGGATGTGCAATTATTGCAATGGATTGTCCAGGACAAGGTGGTAAGAGTGAAGATGTTGGCGGTAAAAGGGGAACAACAGTATCTGGACATATAGTAGCTGGTTTAGATGATGAACCTGAGAATATGTATTATGTTCGTTTATTTCAAAATACATCAATATTATGTAGAATAGTTCAAGAATTAAAAGGAATCGATATTGATAGGATTTATGCAAATGGTGCTAGCCAGGGAGCTGGAATTGCACTTGCATGTGCATCTTTAAATAAAGTAATAAAAAGGTGTGCCGCATTATACCCATTTCTTTCTGATTATAAAAGAGTTTGGGAAATGGATCTAGATATGATTGCTTATGAGGGGCTGCGTTATTATTCAAGGTGGTTTGACCCTATGCAGAATAGAGAAGATGAAGTATTTACTAAATTAGGATATATAGATGTTCATAATTTTGCTCATAGATTAGAATCAGAAGTTTTATTTGGAACCGGTTTAGTAGATAATATTTGTCCCCCATCAACACAGTTTGCTGTATACAATAATATAAATTCTAAAAAACAGCATGTAATATTTCCTGACTATACTCATGAAGAGATTTCAGCATTTGATGATATGTTAATTGATTTCTTCTTAAAGGAGGTTGATTAA